A single Phytohabitans houttuyneae DNA region contains:
- a CDS encoding OFA family MFS transporter — protein sequence MLSALDHEHTVAPAGYSRWLIPPAALSVHLCIGQAYATSVYKNSLIAHFDASQTAIGVIFSIAIVMLGLSAAVGGTWVEAKGPRKAMFVSASFWAAGFLVGALGIATGQLWLVYLGYGFLGGIGLGIGYISPVSTLIKWFPDRPGLATGLAIMGFGGGAMVASPLSRQLLELYDSGYDSGNAGSVASGGALVGLFVTLGIGYFVIMMFGVVNVRVPPPGWRPAGFDPATVAAKPLVTTGNVTAANAIRTRSFWLLWVVLFCNVTAGIGILEQASPMIQDFFRDGTTSAVTVAAAGGFVGLLSLFNMAGRFVWSSTSDLIGRRPIYMVYLGVGMVLYALLASVGHAATALFVLLAGVILSFYGGGFATVPAYLRDLFGTLQVGAIHGRLLTAWSAAGIAGPLIINGFLDAQGKPGTLTAEAYRPALLTMVGVLAVGFAANLLIRPVPDRFHEPHTDRPANPPETVAAGGSPTR from the coding sequence TTGCTCTCAGCGTTGGACCACGAGCACACGGTCGCCCCCGCGGGCTACAGCCGCTGGTTGATCCCGCCGGCGGCGCTGTCGGTGCACCTGTGCATCGGCCAGGCGTACGCGACGAGCGTCTACAAGAACTCGCTCATCGCGCACTTCGACGCCAGCCAGACCGCGATCGGCGTCATCTTCAGCATCGCCATCGTCATGCTCGGCCTCTCCGCGGCGGTCGGCGGCACCTGGGTCGAGGCGAAGGGGCCGCGCAAGGCGATGTTCGTGTCCGCGTCCTTCTGGGCCGCCGGCTTCCTCGTCGGCGCGCTCGGCATCGCGACCGGGCAGCTGTGGCTCGTGTACCTCGGCTACGGCTTCCTCGGCGGCATCGGGCTCGGCATCGGGTACATCTCACCGGTCTCCACGCTCATCAAGTGGTTTCCGGACCGGCCCGGCCTCGCCACCGGCCTCGCCATCATGGGCTTCGGCGGCGGCGCGATGGTGGCCAGCCCGCTGTCCCGGCAGCTGCTGGAGCTCTACGACTCCGGGTACGACTCGGGCAACGCCGGCTCGGTGGCCTCCGGCGGCGCGCTGGTCGGCCTGTTCGTCACGCTCGGCATCGGCTACTTCGTCATCATGATGTTCGGCGTGGTGAACGTCCGCGTCCCACCGCCGGGCTGGCGGCCGGCCGGCTTCGACCCCGCGACGGTCGCCGCCAAGCCGCTCGTGACCACCGGCAACGTGACCGCGGCCAACGCGATCCGCACCCGCTCGTTCTGGCTGCTCTGGGTCGTGCTCTTCTGCAACGTCACCGCCGGCATCGGTATCCTGGAGCAGGCCAGCCCGATGATCCAGGACTTCTTCCGGGACGGGACCACGTCTGCGGTGACGGTCGCGGCCGCCGGCGGGTTCGTGGGACTGCTGTCACTTTTCAACATGGCCGGGCGCTTCGTGTGGTCGTCCACATCGGACCTGATCGGCCGCAGGCCCATCTACATGGTGTACCTCGGTGTCGGCATGGTCCTCTACGCGCTGCTGGCCTCCGTCGGGCACGCCGCCACCGCGCTGTTCGTGCTGCTGGCCGGCGTGATCCTCTCGTTCTACGGCGGCGGGTTCGCGACCGTACCGGCGTACCTGCGCGACCTTTTCGGCACCCTGCAGGTCGGCGCGATCCACGGCCGCCTGCTGACCGCCTGGTCCGCCGCGGGCATCGCCGGCCCCCTGATCATCAACGGTTTCCTCGACGCGCAGGGCAAGCCGGGCACGCTGACCGCCGAGGCGTACCGGCCGGCGCTGCTCACGATGGTCGGGGTGCTGGCCGTCGGCTTCGCCGCCAACCTGCTGATCCGTCCCGTCCCGGACCGCTTCCACGAGCCGCACACCGACCGTCCCGCCAACCCGCCCGAGACCGTCGCCGCCGGAGGGAGCCCGACCCGATGA
- a CDS encoding MFS transporter small subunit — translation MSRPPEDQTARLWLSWLLVAVMLGYGVTQTVITAAKLFTG, via the coding sequence ATGAGCCGACCACCTGAGGACCAGACCGCCCGGCTGTGGCTGTCGTGGCTGCTTGTCGCGGTCATGCTCGGCTACGGCGTGACACAGACCGTCATCACCGCGGCCAAACTCTTCACCGGCTGA
- a CDS encoding UbiA family prenyltransferase, whose product MTTAVRPPASTATRALALLRLTRPWFWPLGWAGAYFGWVLAAAEWVPPLRDQPAAVAAVVVLGPLVWGAVLAMNDLYDLPNDRRSPRKSTAPLVTGVLTVTDLKRAYWWCSIAAIAISVAAGPWFVAGTVIVLVLGWLYSTPPVRLKARPGADVAVNTLVVGVFAPLGGWSLHRSVLDYPPILVLLGLLLGAALYVPTTVMDRDADLAAGDTTFAVRWTPRACYRLGLALWTAANVIWLACCHLDVLVTRDSWTLQTVAAPALVAVYAVATRKPSIPRMAVVSFAFAVPGTDFLLAVAG is encoded by the coding sequence GTGACCACCGCCGTGCGACCTCCGGCCAGCACCGCCACCCGCGCGCTGGCACTGCTGCGGTTGACCCGCCCGTGGTTCTGGCCGCTGGGCTGGGCCGGCGCGTACTTCGGCTGGGTGCTGGCCGCCGCCGAATGGGTGCCGCCCCTCCGCGACCAGCCGGCGGCCGTGGCCGCGGTGGTCGTGCTCGGCCCGCTCGTGTGGGGCGCCGTCCTCGCCATGAACGACCTCTACGACCTGCCGAACGACCGGCGCAGCCCGCGCAAGTCGACCGCGCCGCTGGTGACCGGCGTGCTGACCGTGACGGACCTCAAGCGCGCGTACTGGTGGTGCAGCATCGCCGCCATCGCGATCTCGGTCGCCGCCGGCCCGTGGTTCGTCGCCGGCACGGTGATCGTGCTGGTGCTCGGCTGGCTGTACAGCACGCCGCCGGTGCGCCTCAAGGCCCGCCCGGGTGCCGACGTCGCGGTGAACACCCTTGTCGTCGGCGTCTTCGCCCCGCTGGGCGGCTGGTCGCTGCACCGGTCGGTGCTGGACTACCCGCCGATCCTCGTACTGCTCGGGCTGCTGCTCGGCGCCGCCCTGTACGTGCCCACCACCGTGATGGACCGCGACGCCGACCTGGCGGCCGGCGACACGACGTTCGCGGTGCGCTGGACGCCGCGGGCCTGCTACCGGCTCGGCCTCGCCCTGTGGACGGCGGCGAACGTGATCTGGCTGGCCTGCTGCCACCTCGACGTGCTCGTCACCCGCGACTCGTGGACCCTGCAGACGGTGGCGGCACCGGCGCTGGTCGCGGTGTACGCGGTGGCCACCCGCAAGCCGTCGATCCCGCGGATGGCGGTGGTGTCGTTCGCGTTCGCCGTGCCGGGCACCGACTTCCTGCTCGCCGTCGCCGGCTGA
- a CDS encoding ABC transporter ATP-binding protein: MTMTSGTERAAPARDASALPELRSVWWEGGMRARAEATIAAVLAELPKLVHTALKVSWRASRGRTAVIVGATLTAGAMATFGLLATQQVLVGLFSAGPTPDRVRAALPALLALGALTTVRAALGSATGFASNGLTPLVDRTVQRHLYEATTRVRLESFDQDTFSDEMERAWRGCDSTTMVVQAAINLLAGVVSLLAVAAAVVVIHPLLLPALFLATAPSAWAALRAGHLQYQTYLAGTVRRRRLWLLNHLMAVRQPAGELRSYGLRDFLLGQYDRVMTAETAIQLRLARRVTVTTSAGAAIGGVATAAVYLLLGYLLVDERIPLSAAATGVIAVQAAQRALSTVTFQVDRLYAEGRHFRDYTEFMARAGEYLPPPAGDLAPGPLASLSLHDVTLTYPDRDTAAVAGVSLRIRAGQMVAIAGENGSGKSTLAAIVAGLRTPDSGTVCWNGVPTTDLDPDLLRARIGVVSQEFYKWPFSAATNIAMGDIDHTPDQARIEAAAAKAVAHDMIVELPHGYGTMLDRAFAQGQDLSGGQWQRITAARGFLRDTDLLIMDEPSSALDAPAEAALFDAVRARHGVKTTVLITHRLANIRHADVIYVMHEGRLAEQGSHEDLIAAGGLYARWFRLQKLGYSDD, from the coding sequence ATGACCATGACGTCCGGCACCGAGCGGGCCGCGCCGGCGCGCGATGCCAGTGCGCTGCCCGAGCTGCGGTCGGTGTGGTGGGAAGGCGGCATGCGCGCCCGCGCCGAGGCGACCATCGCGGCCGTGCTGGCCGAGCTGCCCAAGCTGGTGCACACCGCCCTCAAGGTCAGCTGGCGGGCAAGCCGCGGCCGTACGGCGGTCATCGTCGGCGCGACGCTGACGGCCGGTGCGATGGCCACGTTCGGGCTGCTCGCCACGCAGCAGGTGCTCGTCGGGCTCTTCTCCGCCGGGCCCACACCGGACCGGGTGCGGGCGGCGCTGCCCGCGCTGCTGGCCCTCGGCGCGCTGACCACCGTCCGCGCCGCGCTCGGGTCGGCCACCGGCTTCGCCTCGAACGGGCTCACCCCGCTCGTCGACCGCACCGTGCAGCGCCACCTCTACGAGGCCACCACCCGGGTCCGCCTCGAGTCCTTCGACCAGGACACCTTCAGCGACGAGATGGAACGCGCCTGGCGCGGCTGCGACTCCACCACCATGGTCGTACAGGCGGCGATCAACCTGCTGGCCGGCGTCGTGAGCCTGCTCGCGGTCGCCGCCGCCGTGGTGGTCATCCACCCGCTGCTGCTGCCCGCGCTGTTCCTCGCGACGGCGCCGAGCGCGTGGGCGGCGCTGCGCGCGGGTCACCTGCAGTACCAGACGTATCTGGCCGGCACCGTCCGCCGCCGTCGCCTGTGGCTGCTCAACCACCTGATGGCCGTCCGCCAGCCCGCCGGCGAGCTGCGCTCCTACGGGCTGCGCGACTTCCTGCTCGGCCAGTACGACCGCGTGATGACCGCCGAGACCGCGATCCAGCTGCGGCTGGCCCGCCGGGTGACGGTGACCACGAGCGCCGGCGCGGCGATCGGCGGCGTCGCCACGGCCGCGGTGTACCTGCTGCTCGGCTACCTCCTCGTCGACGAGCGCATCCCGCTGTCCGCCGCCGCCACCGGCGTCATCGCGGTACAGGCCGCGCAGCGCGCACTGTCCACTGTGACCTTCCAGGTCGACCGGCTGTACGCCGAGGGGCGGCACTTCCGCGACTACACCGAGTTCATGGCGCGAGCCGGCGAGTACCTGCCGCCGCCCGCCGGCGACCTCGCGCCCGGCCCGCTGGCCAGCCTGAGCCTGCACGACGTGACCCTCACCTATCCGGACCGGGACACCGCCGCCGTCGCCGGCGTGAGCCTGCGCATCCGGGCGGGGCAGATGGTCGCCATCGCCGGCGAGAACGGCTCCGGCAAGAGCACCCTCGCCGCCATCGTCGCCGGCCTGCGCACGCCCGACTCGGGCACCGTGTGCTGGAACGGGGTGCCCACCACCGACCTCGACCCCGACCTGCTGCGGGCGCGCATCGGCGTGGTGTCGCAGGAGTTCTACAAGTGGCCGTTCAGCGCCGCCACCAACATCGCGATGGGCGACATCGACCACACGCCCGACCAGGCGCGGATCGAGGCGGCCGCGGCCAAGGCCGTCGCCCACGACATGATCGTCGAGCTGCCGCACGGCTACGGCACGATGCTCGACCGCGCCTTCGCGCAGGGCCAGGACCTGTCCGGCGGCCAGTGGCAGCGCATCACCGCCGCCCGCGGCTTCCTGCGCGACACCGACCTGCTCATCATGGACGAGCCCTCGTCGGCGCTCGACGCCCCGGCCGAGGCCGCGCTGTTCGACGCGGTGCGCGCCCGGCACGGCGTCAAGACCACCGTCCTGATCACCCACCGCCTCGCCAACATCCGCCACGCCGACGTCATCTACGTCATGCACGAGGGCCGCCTCGCCGAGCAGGGCAGCCACGAGGACCTGATCGCGGCGGGCGGCCTCTACGCGCGGTGGTTCCGCCTGCAGAAGCTCGGCTACAGCGACGACTGA
- a CDS encoding pectate lyase family protein translates to MTVSSWNDLRTQAQASGARTILVNGMLSGSGTIEVTANKTIRGVGASSGVSGTTLNIEDMQPANVIIQNLNIRGVPGGDAIQIENATHIWIDHNTMSSTIEDDVDFYDGMIDITHAGDYITVSWNIVRDHWKTSLVGHSDGNAGEDEGHLRITYHHNWFDRTFERSPRVRFGETVHVFNNYYTNVNNNSASYAIASTMDAGVLVEGNVFENVQQACWSASGYADSDPGRLVARNNSLTNSGPCEVNGTVAAVPYGYTAENVNTVKASVTSSAGAGRI, encoded by the coding sequence GTGACCGTCTCCTCCTGGAACGACCTGCGCACGCAGGCGCAGGCCTCCGGCGCGCGCACGATCCTCGTCAACGGCATGCTCAGCGGCTCGGGCACGATCGAGGTCACGGCCAACAAGACGATCCGCGGCGTGGGCGCCAGCTCCGGCGTCTCCGGCACCACCCTCAACATCGAGGACATGCAGCCGGCCAACGTCATCATCCAGAACCTGAACATCCGCGGCGTGCCGGGCGGTGACGCGATCCAGATCGAGAACGCCACGCACATCTGGATCGACCACAACACGATGTCCAGCACGATCGAGGACGATGTCGACTTCTACGACGGCATGATCGACATCACCCACGCGGGCGACTACATCACCGTCTCGTGGAACATCGTCCGCGACCACTGGAAGACCTCGCTGGTCGGCCACTCCGACGGCAACGCGGGCGAGGACGAGGGGCACCTGCGGATCACGTACCACCACAACTGGTTCGACCGGACCTTCGAGCGCAGCCCGCGGGTGCGCTTCGGCGAGACGGTCCACGTGTTCAACAACTACTACACGAACGTCAACAACAACTCGGCCTCGTACGCCATCGCCTCCACAATGGACGCCGGCGTGCTGGTCGAGGGCAACGTCTTCGAGAACGTGCAGCAGGCGTGCTGGTCCGCCAGCGGCTACGCGGACTCCGACCCCGGCCGCCTCGTCGCGCGCAACAACTCGCTCACCAACTCCGGACCGTGCGAGGTCAACGGCACCGTGGCCGCCGTACCGTACGGCTACACCGCGGAGAACGTGAACACGGTCAAGGCATCCGTCACCTCCAGTGCCGGGGCGGGCAGGATCTGA
- a CDS encoding S1 family peptidase encodes MDSVRRGHPRHDVQEVNHMLLRRLSAAALGAVMVTAAIAASAVPANAAPHGYAASATEADGGPTPLIVGGRPASENYSFLVYTGGCTGSLIKANWVVTARHCPTPSSVRIGSVNRTSGGVVASVNGAVSHSRADVKLLRLSTSVSYAPAPIPTTSGATGTATRIIGWGQTCPTRGCGGAPVNATELDTSIVADSRCLGIDGPVEICTNNTNGNSGACYGDSGGPQVRLVSGRWNLIGATSRSGNGSAVCATGPSIYGDLPSIRTWINTQVGGLPA; translated from the coding sequence ATGGATAGCGTGCGCCGGGGGCACCCCCGCCACGACGTCCAGGAGGTCAACCACATGCTCCTCAGAAGACTGTCGGCCGCGGCGCTGGGCGCCGTCATGGTCACGGCGGCGATCGCCGCCAGCGCGGTACCGGCCAACGCGGCACCACACGGGTACGCCGCGAGCGCCACCGAAGCGGACGGCGGCCCCACGCCGCTCATCGTCGGCGGGCGGCCGGCGTCGGAGAACTACTCGTTCCTGGTCTACACCGGCGGCTGCACCGGCTCGCTCATCAAGGCGAACTGGGTCGTCACCGCGCGGCACTGCCCGACGCCCTCCTCGGTGCGGATCGGCAGCGTCAACCGCACCAGCGGCGGCGTCGTGGCCAGCGTCAACGGCGCGGTCAGCCACTCCCGGGCCGACGTCAAGCTGCTGCGCCTGTCCACCTCGGTGTCGTACGCGCCGGCGCCGATCCCGACCACCTCCGGCGCCACCGGCACCGCGACCCGGATCATCGGCTGGGGCCAGACCTGCCCGACCCGGGGCTGCGGCGGAGCCCCGGTCAACGCCACCGAGCTGGACACGTCGATCGTCGCGGACAGCCGGTGCCTGGGCATCGACGGCCCGGTCGAGATCTGCACGAACAACACCAACGGCAACTCCGGCGCCTGCTACGGCGACTCCGGCGGCCCGCAGGTGCGGCTCGTGAGCGGCCGCTGGAACCTGATCGGCGCCACCAGCCGCTCCGGCAACGGCAGCGCGGTCTGCGCCACCGGCCCCTCCATCTACGGCGACCTGCCGTCGATCCGCACGTGGATCAACACGCAGGTCGGCGGCCTGCCCGCGTAG
- a CDS encoding BTAD domain-containing putative transcriptional regulator — protein MRFGVLGPLAVWTDAGEPVAVPGRKVRALLADLLVHEGQAVPVDRLVADLWGDAAPADPGAAVHVRVSQLRRALAGAEAGGRDLVVSQPPGYALRAEPDAVDAARFASLAGRARSAADPRTRAGLLAEALELWRGPALADFADEEFAEAAVARWEEQRLAALESYAEARLALGEHRDLAADLAEAVGRHPYRERLRAAHMRALYRAGRVPEALDSFHDLRRVLADELGLDPGPELAALHRAILAGDPAEDPPTAPSRPVRPATNLPAPLTDLIGREPAVRRVRELLAAGRLVTLTGPGGVGKTSVALAVARGVADAFPDGAWLVDLTTWDGTGDAAEPLLSALSVPEPPGAPRPAAERLAATLRARTALLLLDNCEHVVEPVADLVAALLAAAPGLRVLATSREPLRLRGETRWELAPLEVPDTDDQARLGASPAVRLFLARAGLDAGPAGSAPSGEASAADPAPDTVAAVAEICRRLDGIPLALELAATRVPALGVTELASRLRVPRVRFGLLGTAPRDAPDRQRTLAAVIDWSWRLLSEPERAVLRRLSVHSGGCTLAAAEAVCAGDGVDVGEVLDLVARLVDRSLVVRAGEARFRLLESVAAYCLDRLREAGEEAALRRRHADHYLALAERAEGRLRGPEQREWLDRLDAEAANLRAAAETFRRDGAAEAALRLAAALTWYRILRGRHTEARRALTAALAVPGPAPDALRAGAECWSAGLALRQGEAGPELADEVLSRYARVAEPGDRARAQWFLAASVIDFGDEAATGAMLEGALTTFRAAGDRWGEAAVLSTRAMLGHMRGDADALERDARRGADLFGALGDDWGVLQATDWLIGLADMTGDRAEAARLSRSGLRIAEELRLWPDVAARLGWLAWLSVEGGELQAATGYAEQARRLSAEQGQRSGEVFATISLAFAARRAGDLDTAQEHLRWLLAAARAQQSGEASPPYLPMILVELGLLATGRGDAAEALAWHREGFEANRETGSPQSMAWAVSGMAGALALDGRAGLAAELLGAAGAARAATDSRLSDVDEAELARTEAAVRAAEPDFDALFARGGKLTLEQAVELAYLGT, from the coding sequence GTGCGATTCGGGGTGCTGGGGCCGCTGGCCGTGTGGACCGACGCCGGTGAGCCGGTGGCGGTGCCGGGACGCAAGGTGCGGGCCCTGCTCGCCGACCTGCTGGTCCACGAGGGCCAGGCGGTACCGGTCGACCGGCTGGTCGCCGACCTCTGGGGCGACGCGGCACCGGCCGATCCCGGCGCGGCGGTGCACGTGCGCGTCTCGCAGCTGCGCCGCGCCCTCGCCGGCGCCGAGGCGGGCGGGCGCGACCTCGTCGTCTCCCAGCCGCCCGGCTACGCGCTGCGCGCCGAGCCCGACGCCGTCGACGCCGCCCGCTTCGCCTCGCTGGCCGGCCGCGCCCGCTCCGCCGCCGACCCGCGCACCCGCGCCGGGCTGCTCGCCGAGGCGCTGGAGCTGTGGCGGGGGCCGGCGCTGGCCGACTTCGCGGACGAGGAGTTCGCCGAGGCGGCCGTGGCGCGGTGGGAGGAGCAGCGGCTCGCGGCGCTGGAGTCGTACGCCGAGGCCCGGCTGGCGCTCGGCGAACACCGCGACCTGGCCGCGGACCTGGCCGAGGCGGTGGGCCGGCACCCGTACCGGGAGCGGCTGCGGGCGGCGCACATGCGCGCCCTGTACCGCGCGGGCCGGGTGCCCGAGGCGCTCGACAGCTTCCACGACCTGCGGCGGGTGCTCGCCGACGAGCTGGGGCTGGACCCCGGCCCGGAGCTCGCGGCCCTGCACCGGGCGATCCTCGCCGGCGACCCCGCGGAGGACCCGCCCACCGCGCCTTCCCGGCCGGTGCGCCCGGCCACCAACCTGCCGGCCCCGCTCACCGACCTCATCGGGCGCGAGCCGGCCGTGCGGCGCGTGCGCGAGCTGCTCGCCGCCGGCCGCCTCGTGACCCTCACCGGTCCCGGCGGAGTGGGCAAGACCAGCGTCGCCCTCGCGGTGGCCCGCGGCGTGGCCGACGCCTTCCCGGACGGCGCGTGGCTCGTCGACCTCACCACCTGGGACGGCACCGGAGACGCCGCCGAGCCGCTGCTGTCCGCGCTGTCGGTGCCGGAACCGCCGGGCGCGCCCAGGCCGGCCGCCGAGCGGCTCGCCGCCACGCTGCGCGCGCGGACGGCGCTGCTGCTGCTGGACAACTGCGAGCACGTGGTCGAGCCGGTGGCCGACCTCGTCGCGGCGCTGCTCGCCGCCGCGCCCGGCCTGCGCGTGCTGGCCACCAGCCGCGAGCCGCTGCGCCTGCGCGGCGAGACGCGGTGGGAGCTGGCGCCGCTGGAGGTGCCGGACACCGACGACCAGGCCCGGCTCGGCGCGTCGCCGGCGGTACGCCTCTTCCTGGCCCGCGCCGGCCTGGACGCGGGCCCGGCGGGATCCGCACCGAGCGGCGAAGCGAGCGCGGCAGACCCGGCGCCGGACACGGTCGCCGCCGTGGCCGAGATCTGCCGGCGCCTGGACGGCATCCCGCTCGCCCTGGAGCTCGCCGCGACCCGCGTGCCCGCGCTGGGCGTGACCGAGCTGGCGTCCCGGCTGCGGGTGCCGCGCGTCCGGTTCGGCCTGCTCGGCACGGCGCCGCGCGACGCGCCGGACCGGCAGCGCACGCTCGCCGCGGTCATCGACTGGAGCTGGCGGCTGCTGTCCGAGCCGGAGCGGGCCGTGCTGCGCCGCCTCTCCGTCCACTCCGGAGGGTGCACGCTCGCCGCGGCCGAGGCGGTGTGCGCGGGCGACGGCGTGGACGTCGGGGAGGTGCTGGACCTGGTGGCCCGGCTCGTCGACCGTTCGCTGGTCGTCCGCGCCGGCGAGGCCCGCTTCCGGCTGCTGGAGTCGGTCGCCGCGTACTGCCTGGACCGGCTGCGCGAGGCGGGGGAGGAGGCCGCGCTGCGCCGCCGCCACGCCGACCACTACCTGGCGCTGGCCGAGCGGGCCGAGGGGCGGCTGCGCGGGCCCGAGCAGCGGGAGTGGCTGGACCGGCTGGACGCCGAGGCGGCAAACCTGCGGGCCGCGGCCGAGACGTTCCGGCGGGACGGTGCCGCCGAGGCGGCGCTGCGGCTGGCCGCCGCGCTCACCTGGTACCGCATCCTGCGCGGGCGCCACACCGAGGCGCGCCGGGCCCTGACCGCGGCGCTGGCGGTGCCCGGCCCGGCCCCGGACGCGCTGCGGGCCGGCGCCGAGTGCTGGTCCGCGGGCCTCGCCCTCCGGCAGGGCGAGGCGGGCCCGGAGCTGGCGGACGAGGTGCTGAGCCGGTACGCGCGGGTGGCGGAGCCGGGCGACCGGGCGCGGGCGCAGTGGTTTCTGGCCGCGTCGGTCATCGACTTCGGCGACGAGGCGGCGACCGGGGCGATGCTCGAGGGCGCGCTCACGACGTTCCGGGCGGCGGGGGACCGGTGGGGTGAGGCCGCCGTCCTCAGCACCCGCGCGATGCTCGGTCACATGCGCGGCGACGCGGACGCGCTGGAGCGGGACGCGCGGCGCGGCGCCGACCTCTTCGGCGCGCTCGGCGACGACTGGGGCGTGCTGCAGGCCACCGACTGGTTGATCGGCCTCGCCGACATGACCGGCGACCGCGCCGAGGCCGCCCGCCTGAGCCGCTCCGGGCTGCGCATCGCCGAGGAGCTGAGGCTGTGGCCGGACGTGGCGGCGCGGCTGGGGTGGCTGGCCTGGCTCAGCGTCGAGGGGGGCGAGCTTCAGGCCGCGACGGGGTACGCCGAGCAGGCCCGCCGCCTCTCCGCCGAGCAGGGACAGCGCTCCGGCGAGGTGTTCGCCACGATCAGCCTCGCGTTCGCCGCCCGCCGCGCCGGCGACCTCGACACGGCACAGGAGCACCTGCGCTGGCTGCTCGCCGCCGCCCGGGCGCAGCAGAGCGGCGAGGCAAGCCCGCCGTACCTTCCGATGATCCTGGTCGAGCTCGGCCTGCTCGCCACCGGCCGCGGCGACGCGGCCGAGGCGCTGGCCTGGCACCGCGAGGGCTTCGAGGCCAACCGCGAGACCGGCTCGCCGCAAAGCATGGCGTGGGCGGTGTCCGGGATGGCCGGCGCGCTCGCCCTCGACGGCCGGGCCGGGCTGGCGGCCGAGCTGCTCGGCGCGGCCGGCGCCGCCCGCGCGGCCACCGACTCGCGGCTGTCCGATGTGGACGAGGCCGAGCTGGCCCGGACGGAGGCTGCCGTCCGGGCCGCGGAGCCCGACTTCGACGCCCTCTTCGCGCGCGGCGGCAAGCTCACGCTCGAACAGGCCGTGGAGCTGGCCTACTTGGGCACGTAG
- a CDS encoding dihydrofolate reductase family protein, translating to MRKLIESTFVSLDGIIDDTRPSTASRAEPQHWGQPYWDDDHNGYAGKLLTSADAMLLGRVTYEGFAEAWSSRTGQDADFMNSVPKYVASRTLTETTWNATLLKGDVAEEVARLKEQPGKDILKWGTGELDRTLVEHGLVDEFHFWYFPVIVGAGKHLFEGAGFDTTHLKLADINRFGSGIVVHIYVPK from the coding sequence ATGCGAAAACTCATTGAATCCACGTTCGTGTCGCTGGACGGCATCATCGACGACACCCGCCCGTCCACCGCCTCCCGGGCCGAGCCGCAGCACTGGGGCCAGCCGTACTGGGACGACGACCACAACGGCTACGCCGGCAAGCTGCTGACCTCGGCGGACGCGATGCTGCTCGGCCGCGTGACGTACGAGGGCTTCGCCGAGGCGTGGTCGAGCCGCACCGGGCAGGACGCCGACTTCATGAACAGCGTCCCCAAGTACGTGGCCTCGCGCACGCTCACCGAGACCACCTGGAACGCCACCCTGCTCAAGGGAGACGTGGCCGAGGAGGTGGCGCGCCTGAAGGAGCAGCCCGGCAAGGACATCCTGAAGTGGGGCACCGGCGAGCTGGACCGCACGCTGGTGGAGCACGGGCTGGTCGACGAGTTCCACTTCTGGTACTTCCCGGTCATCGTCGGCGCGGGCAAGCACCTCTTCGAGGGCGCCGGGTTCGACACCACCCACCTGAAGCTGGCCGACATCAACCGCTTCGGCTCGGGCATCGTGGTGCACATCTACGTGCCCAAGTAG
- a CDS encoding N-acetylglucosamine kinase — MPAESYVGVDVGGGGIRVRAVVDGRRLRAKDRGPVPRTAGRIDAPAVAARVGGLVAGLGEVKADRVAVGLTGMPGLLDSPAELADHLHRHIPARSVIIAGDLLTTHLGALGGRPGCVVAAGTGVIALGTDHATVWQRADGWGYLLGDEGSGAWIGRQGLRAALRGEDGRDGGSAALRRALLARFGDPDAALRAVYGTTSPAHELAAFAPDVAAAAHEGDAVARDIWRRAGTHLAEAARAAARGLPADFSWGGRLFDAGDLLLAPFREELTRRVPGARLAKPRGQAADGALLLARRGLLDGTGHLRFAREFPR; from the coding sequence ATGCCCGCTGAGTCGTACGTCGGGGTGGACGTCGGCGGGGGCGGCATCCGGGTCCGGGCGGTGGTGGACGGGCGGCGGCTGCGCGCCAAGGACCGGGGTCCGGTGCCGCGTACGGCGGGCCGGATCGACGCGCCCGCCGTGGCCGCCCGCGTCGGCGGCCTGGTGGCCGGCCTGGGCGAGGTCAAGGCGGACCGGGTGGCGGTCGGCCTCACCGGGATGCCCGGACTGCTGGACAGCCCCGCCGAGCTCGCCGACCACCTGCACCGGCACATCCCGGCCCGTTCGGTGATCATCGCCGGTGACCTGCTCACCACCCACCTCGGCGCGCTCGGCGGCCGCCCGGGCTGCGTGGTCGCCGCCGGTACCGGCGTCATCGCCCTCGGCACCGACCACGCGACCGTGTGGCAGCGGGCCGACGGCTGGGGGTACCTGCTGGGCGACGAGGGCAGCGGCGCGTGGATCGGCCGGCAGGGCCTGCGCGCGGCGCTGCGCGGCGAGGACGGGCGGGACGGCGGCTCGGCGGCCCTGCGGCGGGCGCTGCTGGCCCGCTTCGGCGACCCGGACGCGGCGCTGCGGGCCGTCTACGGCACGACCTCCCCCGCGCACGAGCTGGCCGCCTTCGCGCCCGACGTGGCGGCCGCCGCCCACGAGGGTGACGCTGTCGCGCGGGACATCTGGCGGCGGGCCGGCACGCACCTGGCGGAGGCCGCGCGGGCGGCCGCGCGCGGGCTACCGGCCGACTTCTCCTGGGGCGGGCGCCTCTTCGACGCCGGCGACCTGCTCCTGGCGCCGTTTCGGGAGGAGCTGACCCGCCGGGTGCCCGGTGCGCGGCTGGCGAAGCCGCGCGGCCAGGCGGCCGACGGCGCGCTCCTGCTCGCCCGCCGGGGCCTGCTCGACGGCACCGGCCACCTGCGCTTCGCCCGGGAGTTTCCGCGCTAG